The Macrobrachium rosenbergii isolate ZJJX-2024 chromosome 29, ASM4041242v1, whole genome shotgun sequence genome contains the following window.
CAAGTGTTAACAGATGTCCTGGCTTTTTAGGTCACGTCAGGTGTTCAAGAGTTAGCCGGTAGATGTGAGAGGCCAGGATGAGCCAGAGGCAAAAGCCCTAAAGAACATATTAATTTGGTGTGATGGTTTTACTAAAATGTGACTTGTGATGGGAAGGTCGTAgctaggttattattattattattattattattattattattattattattattattattattattattattattatttcgttgtaAATACGTTGCGAAGTAAGCGTCATTCGTTCAAAACTCCTTTTAaccttttattacttttgatcGATGTTTCCGTCGAATGACTGGGTTACGTTGTTCCATTCTCATTGGTTTCTGCAGCAATGTGTTTGTAGGTAGCATATAATTGGACTATGTGAATTGTTTTTGCtgtaaaacattctctctctctctctctctctctctctctctctctctctctctctctctctctctctctctctctctcttaatatagtACTATAGCTTTCCTGTTTGGATCTCTGAACTATGTACAGCATTGCCACGTCTTATGATTTGAAGTGAAACAGAGCAATaaagctttctttattttttaaatgacttttGATGATACTTGGCCTTTCATTACAAATGAAATGACGTAGCAGTTTTTCATAGTAATTGAAATGCAATGTTTCTTTTCTCCGTATAAACATTATAAGCGGAATAATGTATCTGGAGATTATTCTTGTTAATTTCTTGAAAACCtaatgttttaagttttattctttaaagGTTAATGCTGCGGGCGCAGTGGATACAGTGCTTTTAGAATAGTTCATCtcatggtttttttatatattcgtttttaaaattaatagtaGATGCCGCTAACCACTGATATGAAGTCGCCGCTTATTTTTCAATTAGTTAAATCGTTAACATAATggttaaaagaaaagttttatgtcGATGTCCATGAATAAATGATATCGGAATTAAAGATCAGTAACCCTTCTCATAATGCTCAATgatcaagcctctctctctctctctctctctctctctctctctctctctctctctctctctctctctctctccccgtttgaGTTACACGCCATGACTGAAGTCAAAGCCGTTCACTTTGTGTAACTCTGAATGCGTTGCTTTTAATGCAGTTTTAAGCATTTGTCATCGTAGTAATACGAAGTATCCGGGAATGTAATCCTTTGTCTCGTCGGAAATTCAtattaacgttctctctctctctctctctctctctctctctctctctctctctctctctctctcgtttatttagGAAGTCGTGCTTGCACCGGCTAATACGACTTCCTCGACTTTTCCCTTTTTAGTAATAGAACATCATCAGACTGGTGGAAATCCGCTAGCAACTAATTTTTGATAGgatgtttttatcatatttcttcgGATGCGTTTTGTCACCCATACAGGTGTTTAATCACCTTATGTGTGCGAAAGTGCCCGCGCGTTATGGAAATGCCTTGTTTATCACTTAATTGCCAAAAAGACCGGGCAGATTTTTTAAGCTTAGTGATGTCCATTATTTCCACATAAAAGCTTAAGATAACGGTAGACGTTGTTGGGGACTCGGGCCTCGGGCTCACTGGGATAGACGAGAGCCAGTTGCCCCACTAAGACATGGGATTAGATGTAAGGGAAGGATTGAGAGCGAATGACGTACTGTGGGAAAGGGTAGGGTGGTGGCCCTGTTTGTTATATTTGTCAGCGCATGTTCTTGATTTTGTTTGGTAatttttcccttatatatatgtcattgtgATCTTCAACTTGTAAACAGATTACGAGTGCGGTGGATAGAAACTTAAATGAATGTTTGGCAGAAGaagtgtaaagaaaatatttcatggcGAAATACACAGAACACAGAGCAAATATGGAAGAGCTCTTGCCCATTCCGGCTGAAGTTTAAACTGTATCAGTGCAGATATATACATGACTGAGCTGAGAGTGCGCTGGACCGAAGTATCTCGAGTCGAAGGGTCTGTGAGACCTGTGGTGAATATAGGTGAAGGTGCGAGGAAGGCGCGTAACTGGCATTACTCTTACGTACACTGTGAGGAGTAATGTtcgatggaaccatagtaatggccATATTATAAAACTACTGTGTGTCTTCCATTTGATGCATATAATAATTGTCATGTTTTTATATCTGAAATACATTTCCATTTAAGTCAGAATGATCTTGATTTAGTGTAAATCCTTTGACTTCTTaacacaaattatttattttgtgtacttGTGATGAATGGTTCATAAAGATCCAAATTTACCTGTAAAATATCATCTATAATTAAAGTGATAAAAGAGTAATTTATGAAGTCCACTGGTGAGATAATGCCGAGAATGTTATTCAGAACTGCGAGAAAAAGTATTGGTGAGGTGGAATAAACCCAGTTGCCCGACTTGCCGTAatggaaggggtggggggtgagGAATGAGGTATATACCCCAGTGAAGTAGGGCACTTTCTTGCGATAGCCGTGAACTCTTCAGTGAATTTCGTTATTGAAATATCTTTACAGACATTGTTCCAcactctagttttattttttttatccgagaaaggttttatatatttatttttcatctcattcTTGTTATTTCGATATTACTAACCTCATTGCCATATCATCAGTTTGTTATACGATCAAACAAAGTCTTGCTGTCACTTTGCAGTTAGTTTGAGACAGTATACACCATACCTATCTGTTGCAGAGACAGCATCTGTAGCAGTTGTGATCTGAATATTGTAAATTCAATTTTGACCCATATTTGTGGATAAAGATTAGAAGGAAATCTATAATATTCTCCCCATGATTGCGTTGTAAGCTGTCTTGTAATTTAAAAATGCTTCGCTAGAGCATTAGTAGTAATAAAGTCCTCTCCATGTCCTGTTGTGTATGATTTAAGAGACATGCAGAGAAATAACTTCAGCCGATGTGTTGAACGAGTCTTAAGTATGAAGTGTTCGAGGTGGCAGTAGCTAcccttcttgtgtgtgtgtgtgtgtgtgttttttttttgttttgttttttttttcacccctgTCCATTGTGCATTGATGGGATGGGTCTCCGGGCGCCAGTTTTAATGCAAGCACCAGCCAGGTGTGACTGTgtggcttttttttcttcttgtgcgTCTCCATTGCACGTGGCGTGTGTGATGCAACACAATACTTGAACCTGGAAGGAAATCTTGGCGTTGCAAGTCGCGTGTTGCAAGATCTGCAACGTTTGCGGAGTTGAGGTACTTGGCTTTGTCGAAGTCTCCTTAAACATGAATGAAGGAAGTCTTGCCGAAGTGAGGGGacgtgtttgtttgcttgtttggtGGCCCTCTTGAGAAGAATCGTCTGGGTGTATTCCATTAGCGCACACGTGTCTGATTCGTGTTTAATTCACTTATGATTTACCGTAATCTGCTTAGCTTGACTCACTGATTACTCAGTTCAAGGTGGCTAGGCGTATCAGCTCTCATCGTTAATTGGTTAGTTAGTGGTAATCGGAGTGTAAAAGGTGAATGTTCGATTTCATTAAGCTTTATATTCGTAATAAATCAGACCCCTTGAAGAAACGTGGTATTGTTTCTTTAGGTTGGAGTCTGCATTTATTACGCTTCATGTTTGGCGTAGTAGTAGAGCAACAATACTTAAGTATAATTAACCCAGGTACTCCTCTGTTTTACCTGTATGGTATTAGTTTTCATGTGTGtaaacgttttctctctctctctctctctctctctctctctctctctctctctctctctctctctctctctctctctcatacactagAAGATAAGAGATTTttcttgtaaatctctctctctctctctctctctctctctaaagatttttcttgagatctctctctctctctctctctctctctctctctctctctctctctctctctctctctcactggaaaataagagattttctcttataagcctaccactctctctctctctctctctctctctctctctctctctctacactagaAGATAAGAGAATTttcttgtaaatctctctctctctctctctctctctctctctctctctctctctctctctctctctctctctcacacagaaaaattagatatttttcgTATCAAGTTTACGAAATACGAGGCTAATGTCAACAGCTGAATAATTGAGACATACTGGCAACCTAGCTTGTGAACACCACTGGGAAATTTGATGATTTTTTCTCAcggtaaatttaaaataaagattcatTTCCCATTGCGTTGACTTCAGTATAACTATTTGTGAACTAGTGCGTTCGGGAATGGAAGATTTCTTTATTCatgacttttaaaaatattccccATTTTAAGATAAATGCGTATTGCATTAAAGTGATGAAAGACGAAAGCCAAAGAGTTACTTTTTCGTTATAAGTATCGTAGGGGAAATTCCGCCATTGTCGTACACTGTGTATGTTGCCCGTatgtataaagaatatgtatgtatgtaatcattTTAAGGCAATcgaatcaaatttcatttctgaaattgtATGGGCATGTAGATGTTGTCTTATTCCTACAAGtttcattaagaaaacaaaatgtttaaaggAGGATCTTTCAAAGGATGATTGAAGTACACGAAATACACTTATTTCAAATCCAGACAAGTCCTCAATTAAatacatcagtctctctctctctctctctctctctctctctctctctctctctctctatatatatatatatatatatatatatatatatatatatatatatacatatgtttgtgtgtgtgtgtgtatgcatgtaatgtatgtatatatgtatatatataaaatgtatgtatatatctctgtCATAACGTTCTGACATCTCACATGCGGGTTCAAGTCTCATCCGGctttcagaatttctttttatgattctttATCCTGATCCAATTCTTCGCAGTGACAACCGTATCCAAAATGCGATGAAATCGAGAAGtgaagaggacattgtggctacacacacacacacacacacacacacacacacacacacacacacatatatatatatatatatatatatatatatatatatatatatatatatatatatatatatatatatatatatatatatatatttatatgtatatataatgcagtcaGAAAATCAAACTCGTGACCGAACTGGTTTTCCTATGAAACGTTTCGTCGTAAAGGCCACATGCTTAGAAGTAACAAATAAAGAGTTTTTGTATTGACCTTTAACCAGTGTAGCTGTATCCTCAgctctcatttttattcttttttttttagattcaatGTTATTTAAACTATAACCGTCTTTTGAATTTGATGTAGACTTAAATgcctgttttcattttgtttgttaattttagttctttaatttattatcaacttgaatatggaagtaaaaaaaaacggTCTTCCGATTATTGAAAATATAGTGCTTTGTCTTTATTATTGTCAAAGAGGCCTTTCTGTTATTTGTTTGTACGTGCAGGTTTGGCAACCCTTTTGTGATTTAGTATTTGATACTTTGGTCAGAAATTATGTTCTTTTAACATCAGTCTTTTGAGTACGTTGAATGTGGAAATTAGAAGGGAAGCAGAGCTGAATAGAGCAAGAGACGGAAGGGTTAgcttaattttcagaatttttgtcgAACTGATTGTACTGTTGAGGACAAGACGCCTGTTAAGAGGTTGAAGATTGGAAAGACACCGTAAGTTGAAGGGTTTCAGTTGTGATTTTGTCTTATGGTGGTGGTTGTAACATAATTGCTGACTGGGGTTTGTATGGTGTTTCTAGGATAACAGAAAGGATCTCCAGGAACGGGAGGGAAAAGTAGAATtatttctctgtgaaaaggtaaaggtgatagaggtgactgtaataattataatggaCCAGGGAAGTTGTCTTGTgggatttttattaagaaaataagacaCATGAGAGAAGGATTGACAAAGGAATAACGTTATGGGTTTAGACAAGACAGAGGATGTGttgatcaagtgtttgttatgaaataggTATATATGAGAAGTTGAAAGCAAAGGGAGAAAgcttaaagaaaaaagttatgatAGAAGGAATAGAGAGGCAATGTGGATAGTAATAAGGATGTATGGTATTAAAGGGCGTGATCATAGATTTTAAGATAGATGTAAAATATGCGTTAGTGTATGTAGGAAGTGAGGCTCCATGGTTGCTTTGAGTTCTTTAGGGACGAATCGGATAGTTTTGCAATGGTCtagtcatgtggaaaaaatggaggatGTAAAGGAGAGTGTAATTTGGAAAacttgtgtatgcatacatacacacacatatatatacacatatatattcgtgTAGACtggtatttaattatataatataaaaatttgtgtgtatacaaAGTCTTTGTTTACATTCCTCATATGTTTTATCCTTGACACCCGTGTTTCAGCGTGACCTTCCTTTGCTCAAGTACACCCTCCTTAGCAAAGAAGGTCGCCAATAGAGAGTATTTTCGTGCAAAACGtcgtattgttttatatatatatatatatatatatatatatatatatatatatatatatatatatatatatatatatatatatatatatatatatatatatataatgtgtttgtgcgtgttttagGTGTCCTGAATGAGTCGTCAACAGTAGAAATGATGCTTATGGTCGtagattttatcatgaaaagtttTAAGAGTAATTATTTAATTGAGCTAAGGAAATGAAGGCAAACTAATTGATCCcctttctgaaataaatttatcaacCGGATGTCATTCAGTGGTTTTACTCTATAGGTGCTACCAAACCTGTCAAGTAAGGTACACAagcatatatgaattattattcataactcgTCGGAAACCCTTGGTAAGGTTACCTTCACTCCGAGGCAAAGCAATAGAGGCCGGGGGTTTGGACTAAGCGAAGCACTTTTCTGGTATCGCCACCTAAGAAGCCATCTTAGGACAATCGGGCGAAACTGGTTCTGTCCTGGAAGAGGTTGTAAAGTCACCCGCCCGGATAGAGAACGGCACTTCTTTCTCTTCCGTGACAGCGGTTAGAGGTTTTCCAGGCGCTGGAAATCTCAAGCCACGTCAGTTGAGGCTCAAGCTTTGTGCAGAGAGCTTCGAGTTCAGGTCTGGGAGAAGCGTTGCGGAGACCTGGTCTGCGGATAATTACCATTATTGGTAGAGTGATTGTCATTTACCGTTGTTTTTTGCTTTGGCCATATATGTGAGTTAATGTGTTGTGACTCTTCTAAGGTTGGGTTCTGACATTTTTGTGACGGTGCTAAAATCACTTCATCAGTGGAAATCAGTTTAGAAAACTGACATACGTTTTAGCTAAGTGTTAAAACGCCtgtttatatttacgttatttatagttttcttgttTCTGCTTCCCTGGCTTGTGTGGCTCTAATGCTGTATGTCTGGTTGTTCAGAGTGATTTTGCTAgaactattaaaaatgtataaatgtttcCGGTCAGGGAGAAGCTGCTGTTTGTATGGTAATGTGATAATTTGATTTCTATAGTTACCATATTGGAGTAATGGGCATAGACAGTTTTGGATTTTGATTGCAtttactttccttctttctcttccagaTATATGTCTTCAGTTTACAGCACAAGCTTTTCACATTGCGACTACTTTGTTGTTGAATTGTGTGTCTCCCTGGACACGATCGTATTGGCAGTCCCTAAGACAGTCTTTCGGCCTTCTTGTGTAAATAATGCCTTGATTTAACACTGTGTTTGATCAGCATACCATAAGAATGCGATTAGTGGATTTGGTATCAGTTAGTCAGCTCACTCTCAATCCTTCAAATTATGATCTCAGTGGCGATGATTCTGACGCGTGTACCCCAACTTTGCTTTCACCGGTATCTTCACCCTCCCCCTCAAGCACAAAAGCACTGAGAGGAGCCCAAAATGTTAGATCTAgcaaatcaggaaaattatgccGAGAAAATTCCGATGAAATCTTTGAATCCAgtgaaggaagaaggaaacgcCACATCTGGGAGAACATCAGAACAAGCCCTCGCTTGAGTCCTTCAAAATGTAGCAGCCACTGCCGTCATGGCTACCGCAACAGAATCTACAGCACTGACGAAGAGAGCGAAGTGAACAGCAGTTACCCTGCGAGTCCTGTGAAACATCCGTTGTTGAAGCGCCAACGTTCTCCAGAGGCTGTCAGTTACATGAGCACTGTTAAAGAACAGTACATTAATTCGGGGAATTTTTCCGACGAAATGTCATGCAAGGAACTAGACAAAGATCATTTATCAAATCCAGAAGAAAATATAGAAGCATGCATTTCTCCAAGTGATTCTGAAGAGTCAAATAACTGCGGAAGGTATTCAGAATGCCAAGAGAGCATTTGCTGTCAGCCAAAAAAGGATTCTAGTAGCAAGATGAAAAACAAGACAGTCAgaactaaagataaaaagaaatgtaaagaggTTTCTGATGATAATGTGAGGTGCATTACTGACAACGATGAGAAAAGCCCTAGTGTACATTCTGGAGCCAAGCCCAAGATAAGAAAGGTTAAGGAGTTAGGTGCAGGCATTATTGCAGCCAACACCTTATCTCGCAGAGTAACAAACAGTGGCAGAGTTATCCGTAAGAAATCGATTGCCACTTCTACAAATCCTCAAGTGGAtgtaaaagatgtaaaacagaataGTAACTGTATGCTTGAAAAACAATCTTTGAAAGTTCGTAGCAGtggcaataataaacaaaacggCATCGCTGTTGCAAAGAAAAACTCTCTTTggaataatgtgaaaaataacCCTTCTGTTGTAACTGGAAAAGCTGAAGGTAAACTACAAACATCCCAGAACTCTGATAGTGATAAGAGTGTTGGGATGACAGAGGCCAAGAATTCCAAGTCTGAGGGTTGggattttatcaagaaaaatgttaCCAGTAGGAGGCGCATTAAAAGTAAGACAGGAATTAATGCTAATAATCTCACCAAAGTTGCTGCagtcagtgaaatgaataaacataaggaaaatcaaagttaTCCAGATGACAGCACTACCATTTTCAAGAGTAATAGACATAACCAGAGAAGAGGAAGTCTGCAGATTTCTGAAGGTAGTAAAAATAGAAGTTCAAGCAATGACTATCATTTCAACCACCAGAGAAGTAAATCTAACACCAGGAGGAACAGTTTACATGGCCAGGAAAGCCCTGATTTCTCACATCCCACGAGAAGAAACAGTACATATAGTTCTCAGGGAAGCAGGTGTAGTAGTAGGAATGATTTGTACTCAAGTAGTAGAAGAAACAGTTTGCACAGTCTACAGGGAAGCAGATGTAGCAGCAGGACGGATTTACCTTCTAATAGTAGAAGGAACAGTATGCACAGTCTCCCAGGAAGTAGGTGCAGTACCCGGGGTgacaataatttcctttatgtTAATGAGAACTTGAGAAGTATCAGCAGCCTAAGTTCTAGAAGTGTCAATTCCAACTGTCATGGCAGTAGATCTGATGTTAGTGAAACTTCCTCTGTGCCTGGAAATGTTTGGAACCCCTACTGGAACAGCAAAGTTGTTGCTGCCAAACCTGTAAAGAACCTGGAGAATGCCAGAGCTTTGAGGAAGCGAAAAGGCCGCACTACTAGAAGATCTTCGATCATGACAAAGGGTTTGAAAGAAGAATGTAGTGAATATGATACATCAGATGATTGTTCTAGTAATAAGATTGGAGAACTTACGGTTGATAACGTACAAAGTACGGAAGTTTTTAGAAGTAGGTCAGGCTATATGAGGCAAGGCAGAAGACGCATTTCAGGTAGTATTAATAGTCTTCCTGGATATAGAGAGAGCACTAGTAATAGCTTTGAAGGGGACAGTGCCATTGGAAGCATGAATAGTCTTGGCAAAGAAAAAAGTTACGATGGTGATCACCTTAGTAGTAGCCTGAGAAGTCTTAACAGTTGGGAGTATCCAACTGTCAACCTGAACAGAGGTAGTTACAATGAGAGTATTAAGAGTCTAGATGAGTTTTATACTTCATCCAGATGTAAAGTTGCACCTAAAAAAGGCTTCAGTAGTCTTATTGATATCAAAGCTTATATGAAAGGAAGCATGCAAGATTTAAAGGAAGAAGATGTAAGTTATAATTGTGCATATCCATATAATGGATGTAAAGATTATGCAGGTTCTCCACAACGTCAAGGCAAAGTGACTGAAAGGAAAAATCAGAGAGAAACCAGCACTGGCTGTTCATCTTGGAGTAGTCTCCCAAAGCTCAGCAGAGGGTTGGAAAGTGTCAAACAGTGTATTgaggataaagctaccagatggaagccagaattaaaaggaaattccTCATTAGACAATGACGTTGTTAAGAAAAGAGCATCTCAAGGTTGGGAAAGTATCAGGCGTAAGATTTTGGAAAAAGATGGGaatagagagggaaagaaaggagcTAATAGCTTTAGATCTggtggaggggaaggagagagtgAATGGTTTGCCAGCAATGAAGAGTCAGAAACAAATGTTAGCTCCAAAACCTTAAGAGTAGAAATACCAAGGAGTCGAAGCTTATCCAGTAGACGTGCTCCAAAGTTTAGTGAGCTCTTTGGAGGTGCAGATGGTTCACAAAGAAGAAATGCTCGATCTCCTTACAGTTCTGAGGATCTTCGACCATCAGAGAAAAGATCTAAGTCCTTAGGAAGGAGCAGATCCAAAGGTCGATCTCATGAATCGAGGAACAGTAGAGATATAGATATCATAAAAGAGAAGCAAAAGCTTCAAGCAGCAATTTTGAAAAGTATACAAGATAGTGGTCATAGTGATACTGAAGATGGCGAAAGCCCTTTAGAAGGCTTAGAGAGTGGCCTTGGAAGTAGCTTTGATGAGAGCTCAGATAGCGGCATGCCAGTTCAGCAAGAAGAATCTCCGTCACACCCTGAGAAAGTTTATGCTGCAATCACTAACTACCTTATGACAGTTGATCAGAATGAGAGTGATGAGgatattgataattttaataGAGAAGCAGATGGCTTTGATCCAGAGGAACTGATGCTTCTAACTGATCATGAAGATAACTTGACTTGGGAAGATTTAATTGTTTGTTACAACATGAGCCCAGTTCATGTCCCTAAAAGCAAGAATAGTGAAGAAAAGGAAGCTTGTGATGGTACTGTGTCTGATCTTGCTGTTCCTGATATTCAAGATATTTCAGAAAGTCAAGAGGAAGAGTTAGATATGCTACTGCTAGAAAGCGATGGTGATTATGATTCGCTCTCTTTAATTACTGATCACAAAAGTAGTTATGTTACTGAAGGACAGAATGCTGACGAAAAGGAGGTAGGCTCATCAAACCCAGCCAGGTTTACCAGAAGTGAAGCTTTCCAAACAGGTGCTAAGGTGCAGCAGAATAGAGattttatgaatgagagagaaaaggttagTGGTGACACCATTCAGCAAAAGAAAGTCCAGAGTCCAATTAACGTCCCAGTTAACACCCTTGGGGTAAATGCTCTGGCAAAGGATACAATTGACAGTGTCCATCAAGGAGCAGCGCCGATTACTCTAGAGTCTGATGACAGTGATGCCTCTGTTAGCAACAGTCATAAGCCTGAAAACGTCCTTGCCAGTCAGGGTAAAGGCATTTCTGCGGAGCCATCATCTCCTGGTAATTCTGCGCTGAAAAAGGAGATAGCTGGAAACTCAGCCGCAGACACCCTAAGACAAGAAGGAGAGGATGAGGCACAGATGTCGGGTGCCGCTGTAGAAAATCAGCGTGGTCGCACCGAAGCGAAAGGGAAGGATTCTGTTTCGGAATCCAGGGAACGCAGT
Protein-coding sequences here:
- the LOC136854603 gene encoding uncharacterized protein isoform X1; its protein translation is MRLVDLVSVSQLTLNPSNYDLSGDDSDACTPTLLSPVSSPSPSSTKALRGAQNVRSSKSGKLCRENSDEIFESSEGRRKRHIWENIRTSPRLSPSKCSSHCRHGYRNRIYSTDEESEVNSSYPASPVKHPLLKRQRSPEAVSYMSTVKEQYINSGNFSDEMSCKELDKDHLSNPEENIEACISPSDSEESNNCGRYSECQESICCQPKKDSSSKMKNKTVRTKDKKKCKEVSDDNVRCITDNDEKSPSVHSGAKPKIRKVKELGAGIIAANTLSRRVTNSGRVIRKKSIATSTNPQVDVKDVKQNSNCMLEKQSLKVRSSGNNKQNGIAVAKKNSLWNNVKNNPSVVTGKAEGKLQTSQNSDSDKSVGMTEAKNSKSEGWDFIKKNVTSRRRIKSKTGINANNLTKVAAVSEMNKHKENQSYPDDSTTIFKSNRHNQRRGSLQISEGSKNRSSSNDYHFNHQRSKSNTRRNSLHGQESPDFSHPTRRNSTYSSQGSRCSSRNDLYSSSRRNSLHSLQGSRCSSRTDLPSNSRRNSMHSLPGSRCSTRGDNNFLYVNENLRSISSLSSRSVNSNCHGSRSDVSETSSVPGNVWNPYWNSKVVAAKPVKNLENARALRKRKGRTTRRSSIMTKGLKEECSEYDTSDDCSSNKIGELTVDNVQSTEVFRSRSGYMRQGRRRISGSINSLPGYRESTSNSFEGDSAIGSMNSLGKEKSYDGDHLSSSLRSLNSWEYPTVNLNRGSYNESIKSLDEFYTSSRCKVAPKKGFSSLIDIKAYMKGSMQDLKEEDVSYNCAYPYNGCKDYAGSPQRQGKVTERKNQRETSTGCSSWSSLPKLSRGLESVKQCIEDKATRWKPELKGNSSLDNDVVKKRASQGWESIRRKILEKDGNREGKKGANSFRSGGGEGESEWFASNEESETNVSSKTLRVEIPRSRSLSSRRAPKFSELFGGADGSQRRNARSPYSSEDLRPSEKRSKSLGRSRSKGRSHESRNSRDIDIIKEKQKLQAAILKSIQDSGHSDTEDGESPLEGLESGLGSSFDESSDSGMPVQQEESPSHPEKVYAAITNYLMTVDQNESDEDIDNFNREADGFDPEELMLLTDHEDNLTWEDLIVCYNMSPVHVPKSKNSEEKEACDGTVSDLAVPDIQDISESQEEELDMLLLESDGDYDSLSLITDHKSSYVTEGQNADEKEVGSSNPARFTRSEAFQTGAKVQQNRDFMNEREKVSGDTIQQKKVQSPINVPVNTLGVNALAKDTIDSVHQGAAPITLESDDSDASVSNSHKPENVLASQGKGISAEPSSPGNSALKKEIAGNSAADTLRQEGEDEAQMSGAAVENQRGRTEAKGKDSVSESRERSVSCSENIRAFLMSQPCSEAASNIENIEIEGKDNCKYNVISVGPTQGRADPASLRSQKNRKGAKKKQAKVKENGTKKAVKKSMLGSLLSVFCTTPVTVEGIAPESESHDTDPEPLPPPIPPHAVDPEIMTADEAERLLSANIVEGKVRESQSILSDEEAQEVVLLLSPPNEDSSKILPPPPPPIPPHHGEGLSSVPPHYDIPPAVPPHYADITPPIPPHFAPNEDEFDTRVASHFDATLASPLSPEDEPSEADSSEETGDICQVSRVKEVLVEDGVHYLEDGHFWVEVPGLPEDDDEEDMDPTLPFHPHTKLSFSKEPIQVFSTYSVTEYDRKNDEVDPVAASAEYELEKRVEKMDLFPVEIIKGEGGLGLSIIGMGVGADAGVEKLGIFVKTITAGGATERDGRIQVNDQIIEVDGKSLVGVTQVFAASVLKNTSGRVHFLIGREKDPENSEVALLIKQSLQADREREERRRALGGPDYDPHTGNGLFDPMSSPSEENSRSEEVPQNYSSYLEGGSSPTSPDAVSPPIESFDLEGDTSDTSPDNDAAILKLRLKEVQYKNAVAEAEINKLKMTLLEMEKIVTENVQYSSQLNEAQVKVVELDEKLQSKLSEVSTYQDMLEQSQGQYIILEKKYYKAKKIIKEYQGRERDFLHREEYHITQLEEKDSHYNALVKALKDRVINLEEELKNAQKKAGLPVEVPSDLTVQPAYLDLQQSAQSALAKQPPRKPSLCTFDPEISDTETSDNGASEGDKANTVERKLPVKEELDEAVPPHELLDVSASRAKGELAARGGLANRHLPSLKKTTSMSSAGSQDHSLDDSSLDDDLPEAQKHAAAGETSQDTQMDQGSRRSAEPQEISFPQSPVHQPQSPLQPAISSPQIPQNSSFNSSSNQAKSTQPPSYSQATMGNISYLGSPPPPYQPPPTQFGIPRQPLAPSDPSTGLPPRSLSGAVDTHVFESRSESRPEIPYRHPPPVARVLPVNRAEISESASLAAHLANRTPQQLSLAEQLKALLAEREVQGEVSQKNEREASPSKRSPTSLMEDVRQAVLQADVSSSVPTPHYKPYMGKKPVISAPINLSSTAHVVATGQIVQQVNSPNRSQQSAVYSIGGRDSIRDSNTGSQSPKLGRSSIHASPLSGVSPNPSGVVLLSQRPIDSSLPIQKLVPGVDGSSGDISSGPASLGSGDEGSGASLGSQTSLSHTHMPADRSKRAHMWQTAPVIDWTKEQVSQWLVVQGLESCVSRFQEIGMTGPRLLNLDIRDLKSLGLPPDEKSKLKRKVKELRLAVEKERKQAEKEKKERERLQKKAEKLAEKAEKKKK